The Streptomyces sp. NBC_00691 genome has a segment encoding these proteins:
- a CDS encoding family 2 encapsulin nanocompartment cargo protein terpene cyclase, protein MPEPGPSPLQSSLPTAAAYFGLHVLGRAAAPTDTAGAAALTAAAAAATGAGTTPAAAPVPSAGAVVTAPAVPGPGYVLPGPTGLGTAGLSLARREAVPALPEPSAPVEGRPIPGLYFHPVPEPDPVRVDEVSRRIKAWALDEVQLYPDDWEGEFDGFSVGRYMVACHPDAPTVEHLMLATRLMVAENAVDDCYCEDHGGSPIGLGGRLLLAHTALDPLHTTTEYQPLWAESLHEDAPRRAYRSAMEYFVGQSTPSQADRFRHDMARLHMGYLAEAAWAETDHMPEVWEYLAMRQFNNFRPCPTITDTVGGYELPADLHAQPAMQRVLALAGNATTIVNDLYSYMKELDSPGKHLNLPVVIAEREGVSDREGYLKAVEVHNDLMRDFEAEAAALAAACPVPTVQRFLRGVAVWVDGNHYWHQTNTYRYSLPDFW, encoded by the coding sequence ATGCCCGAACCCGGGCCTTCCCCTCTGCAGTCGAGCCTGCCCACCGCCGCCGCCTACTTCGGACTCCACGTCCTCGGACGGGCGGCCGCTCCCACCGACACGGCCGGGGCAGCCGCTCTCACGGCCGCGGCCGCCGCCGCGACCGGTGCAGGCACCACACCTGCGGCCGCTCCCGTGCCGTCGGCCGGCGCCGTCGTGACCGCGCCGGCCGTTCCCGGGCCGGGGTACGTCCTGCCCGGGCCGACCGGCCTCGGCACGGCGGGACTGTCCCTGGCCCGGCGCGAGGCGGTCCCCGCGCTGCCGGAGCCGTCGGCACCGGTCGAGGGCCGGCCGATCCCGGGCCTCTACTTCCACCCGGTACCCGAGCCCGACCCCGTACGCGTGGACGAGGTCAGCCGCAGGATCAAGGCCTGGGCGCTCGACGAGGTGCAGCTCTACCCCGACGACTGGGAGGGCGAGTTCGACGGGTTCTCCGTCGGGCGCTACATGGTCGCCTGCCACCCCGACGCCCCGACCGTCGAGCACCTGATGCTCGCCACCCGCCTGATGGTCGCCGAGAACGCCGTCGACGACTGCTACTGCGAGGACCACGGCGGCTCGCCCATCGGTCTCGGCGGACGGCTCCTCCTCGCGCACACCGCCCTGGACCCGCTCCACACGACGACGGAGTACCAGCCCCTCTGGGCGGAGTCGCTGCACGAGGACGCCCCGCGGCGCGCCTACCGCTCCGCCATGGAGTACTTCGTCGGGCAGTCGACCCCCTCGCAGGCCGACCGGTTCCGGCACGACATGGCCCGGCTGCACATGGGATACCTCGCCGAGGCCGCCTGGGCCGAGACCGACCACATGCCGGAGGTGTGGGAGTACCTGGCGATGCGGCAGTTCAACAACTTCCGCCCCTGCCCCACCATCACCGACACCGTCGGCGGCTACGAACTCCCCGCGGACCTGCACGCCCAGCCGGCCATGCAGCGCGTCCTCGCGCTCGCGGGGAACGCGACCACCATCGTGAACGACCTGTACTCGTACATGAAGGAACTCGACAGCCCCGGTAAGCACCTGAACCTGCCCGTGGTGATCGCCGAACGCGAAGGCGTCTCCGACCGAGAGGGATATCTGAAGGCCGTCGAGGTCCACAACGACCTGATGCGCGACTTCGAGGCCGAGGCCGCCGCCCTCGCCGCCGCCTGCCCCGTCCCGACCGTGCAGCGCTTCCTTCGGGGCGTGGCCGTGTGGGTCGACGGCAACCACTACTGGCACCAGACCAACACCTATCGCTACAGCCTGCCCGATTTCTGGTAA
- a CDS encoding S1 family peptidase, with the protein MKRTSALRAAAAALLLTVGLGAAQAMPASAVPTPGPPSASAGLLDAMRQDLGLTARQAEERLTAERTAARVESAAKKAAGGAYGGSWFDAGTGRLVVALTDRAEEAEVKALGADTRLVRHSAGALDRAKARLDARSAPSGVAGWHVDPRTNSVVVTVVRAERNAPAVRAFVERAREAGSVTVAETANAPRTYAAGTVGGDPYYTGNVRCSIGFSVYGGFVTAGHCGGAGAAVRGWDGSAMGTFQGSSFPGNDYAYVSIHSGWWTVPVVLGWGTVSDRLVRGSAEAPIGASICRSGSTTKWHCGSVLAKNETVNYSQGAVLQMTKTSVCAEGGDSGGAFISGDQAQGVTSGGWGNCSSGGETWFQPVNEILGRYGLTLHTA; encoded by the coding sequence GTGAAACGTACGTCCGCCCTGCGCGCCGCCGCCGCGGCCCTTCTGCTCACCGTCGGCCTCGGCGCCGCCCAGGCCATGCCCGCGAGTGCCGTCCCCACCCCCGGCCCGCCCAGCGCGTCGGCGGGACTCCTCGACGCCATGCGCCAGGACCTCGGGCTCACCGCGCGGCAGGCCGAGGAACGGCTCACGGCCGAACGCACGGCGGCCCGCGTCGAGTCCGCGGCCAAGAAGGCCGCCGGCGGCGCGTACGGCGGCTCCTGGTTCGACGCCGGCACCGGGCGGCTCGTCGTCGCCCTCACCGACCGCGCCGAGGAGGCCGAGGTCAAGGCGCTCGGCGCAGACACCCGGCTCGTCCGGCACAGTGCCGGTGCGCTCGACCGGGCCAAGGCCCGGCTCGACGCCCGCTCCGCCCCGAGCGGTGTGGCCGGCTGGCACGTCGACCCGCGCACCAACAGCGTCGTCGTCACCGTCGTCCGCGCCGAGCGGAACGCCCCCGCCGTACGGGCCTTCGTCGAGCGGGCCCGGGAGGCCGGGTCCGTCACCGTCGCCGAGACGGCGAACGCGCCCCGTACGTACGCCGCCGGAACCGTCGGCGGCGACCCGTACTACACCGGCAACGTCCGCTGCTCCATCGGCTTCTCCGTGTACGGCGGCTTCGTCACCGCCGGGCACTGCGGCGGAGCGGGCGCGGCGGTGCGGGGCTGGGACGGATCCGCGATGGGCACCTTCCAGGGCTCCTCGTTCCCCGGGAACGACTACGCGTACGTGAGCATCCACAGCGGCTGGTGGACGGTGCCCGTGGTGCTCGGCTGGGGGACGGTATCCGACCGGCTCGTCCGCGGTTCCGCAGAGGCGCCGATCGGCGCCTCGATCTGCCGCTCCGGCTCCACCACCAAGTGGCACTGCGGCAGTGTCCTGGCCAAGAACGAGACGGTGAACTACAGCCAGGGCGCGGTGCTGCAGATGACGAAGACCAGTGTCTGCGCGGAGGGCGGTGACTCCGGCGGCGCGTTCATCAGCGGCGACCAGGCCCAGGGCGTCACATCCGGCGGCTGGGGCAACTGCTCGTCCGGCGGAGAGACCTGGTTCCAGCCCGTGAACGAGATCCTCGGCCGCTACGGCCTGACGCTGCACACGGCGTGA
- a CDS encoding chitinase translates to MPAPRIARLLGAGLATLLAAAALAAPAATAAPSAAATGPSAAAADTCALKQKPAGKVLQGYWENWDGAANGVHPPFGWAPIDDPRFAAHGYNVINAAFPVIRSDGTVLWEDGMDSTVRVSTPAQMCNAKAAGATLLMSIGGAAAGIDLNSRAVADRFIATVVPILKTYNFDGIDIDIETGLVGSGSIGTLSASQANLVYIIDGVLARMPAGFGLTMAPETAYVTGGSVAYGSIWGAYLPIVKKYADNGRLWWLNMQYYNGSMYGCSGDSYSAGTVAGFVAQTDCLNRGLVIQGTTIRVPYDKQVPGLPAQPGAGGGHMAPSLVKQAWNHYGGALKGLMTWSANWDGSKGWTFGDNVKALQGR, encoded by the coding sequence ATGCCAGCGCCCCGGATCGCTCGTCTCCTCGGAGCAGGTCTCGCCACCCTGCTCGCCGCGGCCGCCCTCGCGGCACCCGCCGCCACGGCCGCCCCGTCCGCCGCCGCCACCGGCCCGTCCGCAGCCGCGGCCGACACCTGCGCCCTCAAGCAGAAGCCCGCGGGCAAGGTGCTCCAGGGCTACTGGGAGAACTGGGACGGCGCGGCCAACGGCGTCCACCCGCCCTTCGGCTGGGCGCCCATCGACGACCCGCGCTTCGCCGCCCACGGCTACAACGTCATCAACGCCGCCTTCCCCGTGATCCGTTCCGACGGGACGGTGCTGTGGGAGGACGGCATGGACAGCACCGTCCGGGTCTCCACCCCGGCGCAGATGTGCAACGCCAAGGCGGCCGGAGCGACGCTCCTCATGTCCATCGGCGGCGCGGCCGCCGGGATCGACCTCAACTCCCGTGCCGTCGCGGACCGGTTCATCGCGACCGTCGTGCCCATCCTGAAGACGTACAACTTCGACGGGATCGACATCGACATCGAGACCGGACTGGTCGGCAGCGGCAGCATCGGCACCCTGTCCGCGTCGCAGGCCAACCTGGTGTACATCATCGACGGCGTCCTCGCCCGGATGCCCGCCGGGTTCGGACTGACGATGGCACCCGAGACCGCCTACGTCACCGGGGGCAGCGTCGCGTACGGCTCGATCTGGGGCGCGTACCTGCCCATCGTCAAGAAGTACGCCGACAACGGGCGCCTGTGGTGGCTCAACATGCAGTACTACAACGGCAGCATGTACGGCTGCTCGGGCGACTCCTACTCGGCCGGCACCGTCGCCGGGTTCGTCGCGCAGACCGACTGCCTGAACCGCGGCCTGGTGATCCAGGGCACCACCATCCGGGTGCCGTACGACAAGCAGGTCCCCGGCCTGCCCGCCCAGCCGGGCGCGGGCGGTGGCCACATGGCGCCGTCGCTCGTGAAGCAGGCGTGGAACCACTACGGCGGGGCGCTCAAGGGCCTCATGACCTGGTCGGCGAACTGGGACGGTTCCAAGGGCTGGACGTTCGGCGACAACGTGAAGGCCCTCCAGGGCCGCTAG
- a CDS encoding adenosine kinase, with the protein MSSRYDVLVLGRSGVDTIVYVPELPLPYADSYMIRPGIETRAGQTGDFVALGLSSLGLRTHHIDMIGDDPSGDLVRAFHRDRGIGLTEVPLPGGTKRAVNLVGPDGRRLSLYDDSRSRESDRLPEELLRPLAAASRHAHVSITYPCAFALPLLREAGLSLSTDLHDWDGENPYHEPFAYGADIVFVSATALTDTERTMRRILERGRAEVVIATAGAAGASLLTAAGLVRVPAVAPRGPVVDSNGAGDAFAAGFLFGRLTGEDLGTCALYGAVAGAYACTVPATGSDAIDRARLLDEVAAARV; encoded by the coding sequence ATGAGCAGTCGGTACGACGTCCTCGTCCTGGGTAGGTCCGGCGTCGACACGATCGTGTACGTGCCCGAGCTCCCCCTCCCCTACGCCGACAGCTACATGATCCGGCCGGGCATCGAGACCCGCGCCGGACAGACCGGCGACTTCGTGGCCCTCGGCCTGAGCTCGCTCGGCCTGCGGACGCACCACATCGACATGATCGGCGACGACCCCTCGGGCGACCTCGTCCGGGCGTTCCACCGCGACCGCGGCATCGGTCTCACCGAGGTGCCCCTGCCCGGCGGGACGAAGCGGGCCGTCAATCTCGTCGGCCCCGACGGCCGCCGGCTCTCGCTCTACGACGACAGCCGCTCCCGGGAGTCCGACCGGCTGCCCGAGGAGCTGCTCCGCCCGCTGGCCGCGGCGAGCCGGCACGCCCATGTCTCGATCACGTACCCCTGCGCCTTCGCCCTGCCGCTGCTGCGTGAGGCGGGGCTCAGCCTCTCCACGGACCTGCACGACTGGGACGGCGAGAACCCGTACCACGAGCCCTTCGCCTACGGCGCGGACATCGTCTTCGTCTCGGCCACCGCCCTCACGGACACGGAGCGGACGATGCGCCGCATCCTGGAGCGGGGCCGCGCCGAGGTCGTCATCGCCACCGCCGGGGCCGCGGGCGCCTCCCTGCTGACCGCCGCCGGGCTCGTCCGCGTACCCGCCGTCGCGCCCCGTGGTCCGGTGGTCGATTCCAACGGCGCGGGCGACGCCTTCGCCGCCGGCTTCCTCTTCGGCCGCCTGACCGGCGAGGACCTCGGCACGTGCGCGCTCTACGGCGCGGTGGCGGGTGCCTACGCCTGCACCGTACCGGCCACCGGGAGCGACGCCATCGACCGCGCGCGACTGCTCGACGAGGTCGCCGCGGCACGGGTCTGA
- a CDS encoding geranyl diphosphate 2-C-methyltransferase → MTSTEFTTVHGTSAFVPSPATPYQGDIARYWNNEARPVNLRLGDVDGLYHHHYGIGDVDHAALGDTEDSGYEKRLISELHRLESAQAEVLLDNLGVIGRDDTLVDAGCGRGGSSVMAHQRFGCKVEGVTLSSTQAEFGNQRAKELGIDGHVHAQVCNMLDTPFEKGSIAASWNNESSMYVDLDDLFAEHARFLKVGGRYVTITGCWNPRYGQPSKWVSQINAHFECNIHSRREYLRAMADNRLVPQAVIDLTPDTLPYWELRATSSLVTGIEEAFINSYRDGSFQYVLIAADRV, encoded by the coding sequence GTGACCAGCACCGAGTTCACCACTGTCCACGGCACCTCCGCGTTCGTCCCGTCCCCGGCGACGCCGTACCAGGGGGACATCGCCCGCTACTGGAACAACGAGGCCAGGCCCGTGAACCTGCGCCTGGGCGATGTCGACGGGCTCTACCACCACCACTACGGCATCGGCGACGTCGACCACGCCGCCCTCGGGGACACCGAGGACAGCGGGTACGAGAAGAGGCTGATCAGCGAGCTGCACCGGCTGGAGTCCGCGCAGGCCGAGGTCCTCCTGGACAACCTCGGTGTCATCGGGCGTGACGACACGCTCGTGGACGCCGGCTGCGGCCGCGGCGGTTCGAGCGTCATGGCGCACCAGCGCTTCGGCTGCAAGGTCGAGGGGGTCACCCTCTCCTCCACGCAGGCCGAGTTCGGCAACCAGCGCGCGAAGGAGCTGGGCATCGACGGCCACGTCCATGCCCAGGTCTGCAACATGCTGGACACCCCGTTCGAGAAGGGCAGCATCGCCGCCTCGTGGAACAACGAGTCGAGCATGTACGTCGACCTCGACGACCTCTTCGCCGAGCACGCGCGCTTCCTCAAGGTCGGCGGCCGCTACGTGACCATCACCGGCTGCTGGAACCCGCGGTACGGCCAGCCCTCGAAGTGGGTCTCCCAGATCAACGCGCACTTCGAGTGCAACATCCACTCCCGCCGTGAGTACCTGCGTGCGATGGCCGACAACCGTCTCGTCCCGCAGGCGGTCATCGACCTGACGCCGGACACCCTGCCCTACTGGGAGCTGCGCGCCACGTCGTCGCTGGTCACCGGTATCGAGGAGGCGTTCATCAACTCGTACAGGGACGGCTCGTTCCAGTACGTCCTGATCGCCGCCGACCGGGTCTGA
- a CDS encoding DUF1684 domain-containing protein, with the protein MTTSNAPAPTTETGVDTEAKAFTAEWEEWHRDKDARLAAEHGFLAITGLHWLTDEPQRVTDAPGLWSTGPDSVTVELDEGTELVVDGTVVRGRYDFGVIPERGGVDAVWGDTVIEVAKRGGHHIVRPRRPGHPLRVAFAGTPAYAPDPRWVVTGRYEPFDEPRPTTVGASVEGLRHVYDAPGRITFHLDGRDLGLTAFNGYTPGGFTVLFTDETSGVTTYAANRSLRIDAPGPDGAVVLDFNRATNLPCAYTDFATCPLPPAENRLPVAVEAGERIPHERGPVTP; encoded by the coding sequence ATGACCACGAGCAACGCCCCCGCCCCCACGACCGAGACCGGCGTCGACACCGAGGCGAAGGCCTTCACCGCCGAGTGGGAGGAGTGGCACCGCGACAAGGACGCCCGGCTCGCCGCCGAGCACGGCTTCCTCGCCATCACCGGCCTGCACTGGCTCACCGACGAGCCGCAGCGCGTCACCGACGCCCCCGGGCTCTGGTCGACCGGACCCGACAGCGTCACCGTCGAACTCGACGAGGGGACCGAACTCGTCGTCGACGGCACCGTCGTCCGCGGACGGTACGACTTCGGCGTCATCCCCGAGCGCGGCGGCGTCGACGCCGTCTGGGGCGACACCGTGATCGAGGTCGCCAAGCGCGGCGGCCACCACATCGTCCGGCCGAGGCGTCCCGGCCACCCGCTGCGGGTCGCGTTCGCCGGGACACCCGCGTACGCGCCCGACCCGCGCTGGGTCGTCACCGGCCGGTACGAGCCCTTCGACGAGCCGCGGCCGACCACCGTCGGCGCCTCCGTCGAAGGCCTGCGGCACGTCTACGACGCACCGGGCAGGATCACCTTCCACCTCGACGGCCGGGACCTCGGCCTGACCGCCTTCAACGGATACACCCCCGGCGGCTTCACGGTGCTCTTCACCGACGAGACCTCGGGCGTCACCACGTACGCGGCCAACCGCAGCCTGCGGATCGACGCGCCCGGCCCCGACGGCGCCGTCGTGCTCGACTTCAACCGGGCCACCAATCTCCCCTGCGCGTACACCGACTTCGCGACCTGCCCCCTGCCCCCGGCCGAGAACCGGCTGCCCGTCGCGGTCGAGGCCGGGGAGAGGATCCCGCACGAGCGCGGCCCGGTCACCCCGTGA